A region from the Mycobacterium heidelbergense genome encodes:
- a CDS encoding PDDEXK family nuclease, producing MHTDALAVLEKAGGFATTTQLLTVMTRQQLDVQVKNGKLIRVWYGVYAAEQPDLLGRLAALDIFMGRPAVACMGTAASLYGFDTENTAATHVLDPGVRMRPTTGLMVHQRTGAPLRRTAGRLATTPAWTAVEVARQLRRPRALATLDAALHSLRCTRTEIESAVAEQRGRRGIVAVRELLPFADGRAESAMESEARLVMIDHGLPLPELQYPIRDHDGELWRVDFAWPEVHLAAEYESIDWHAGPKEMLRDKRRWGKIQEIGWTIIPIVVHDVRREPDRLALRIATHLERPRLAG from the coding sequence ATGCACACCGATGCTCTTGCGGTCCTGGAGAAGGCCGGCGGTTTCGCCACAACCACACAACTGCTGACGGTCATGACTCGTCAACAGCTCGACGTTCAAGTCAAGAACGGCAAACTGATTCGCGTGTGGTATGGCGTCTACGCGGCCGAGCAACCAGATCTGTTGGGCCGCCTGGCCGCGCTCGACATCTTCATGGGCCGACCGGCCGTCGCCTGCATGGGCACAGCCGCCTCGTTATACGGCTTCGATACCGAAAACACCGCTGCCACCCACGTGCTCGATCCCGGTGTACGAATGCGCCCCACGACCGGACTAATGGTTCACCAACGCACCGGCGCCCCGCTGCGACGGACGGCAGGGCGCCTGGCGACCACGCCGGCATGGACCGCCGTGGAAGTCGCACGGCAGTTGCGGCGCCCGCGAGCACTGGCAACGCTCGACGCCGCATTGCATTCCCTGCGGTGCACCCGGACCGAAATCGAAAGCGCCGTCGCCGAGCAGCGAGGCCGTCGGGGCATTGTGGCGGTGCGCGAACTCCTCCCCTTTGCCGATGGACGCGCGGAATCGGCCATGGAAAGCGAGGCCCGGCTCGTGATGATCGACCACGGCCTACCGCTTCCGGAGCTCCAATATCCAATCCGCGACCATGACGGCGAGCTCTGGCGCGTCGACTTCGCTTGGCCGGAAGTGCATTTGGCAGCTGAATATGAAAGCATCGATTGGCATGCGGGGCCGAAGGAGATGCTCCGCGACAAAAGACGGTGGGGCAAAATCCAGGAGATCGGCTGGACGATCATTCCCATCGTCGTCCATGACGTAAGGCGCGAACCCGATCGCCTCGCCCTACGAATCGCCACCCATCTAGAGCGTCCGCGTCTGGCTGGCTAA
- a CDS encoding acyl-CoA carboxylase subunit beta produces the protein MTIMAPESVGESLDPRDPLLRLSNFFDDGSVELLHERDRSGVLSAAGTVNGMRTIAFCTDGTVMGGAMGTEGCAHIVNAYDTAIEEQSPIVGIWHSGGARLAEGVKALHAVGTVFEAMIRASGYIPQVSVVVGFAAGGAAYGPALTDVIVMAPESRVFVTGPDVVRSVTGEDVDMASLGGPETHHKKSGVCHIVADDEFDAYERGRRLVGLFCQQGHFDRSKAEAGDTDIHALLPESARRAYDVHPIVTAILDSNGDGTPSFDEFQANWAPSMVVGLGRLSGRTVGVLANNPLRLGGCLNSESAEKAARFVRLCDAFGIPLIVVVDVPGYLPGVDQEWGGVVRRGAKLLHAFGECTVPRVTLVTRKTYGGAYIAMNSRSLNATKVFAWPDAEVAVMGAKAAVGILHKKKLAAAAEHEREALHDELAAEHERIAGGVDSAIEIGVVDEKIDPAHTRSKLTEALAQAPARRGRHKNIPL, from the coding sequence ATGACGATCATGGCCCCCGAGTCGGTCGGCGAATCGCTCGACCCACGCGACCCGTTGTTGCGTCTGAGCAATTTCTTCGACGACGGCAGCGTGGAGCTCCTGCACGAGCGTGACCGCTCGGGCGTGCTGTCCGCCGCCGGGACGGTGAACGGCATGCGCACCATCGCCTTCTGCACGGACGGGACCGTGATGGGCGGCGCCATGGGCACCGAGGGCTGCGCGCACATCGTCAACGCCTACGACACCGCCATCGAGGAGCAGAGCCCGATCGTGGGCATCTGGCATTCGGGCGGGGCCCGGTTGGCCGAAGGCGTGAAGGCCCTGCACGCGGTCGGGACGGTGTTCGAGGCCATGATCCGCGCGTCCGGCTACATTCCGCAGGTCTCGGTGGTCGTCGGCTTCGCCGCCGGCGGCGCCGCCTACGGGCCCGCGCTGACCGACGTCATCGTGATGGCGCCGGAAAGCCGGGTGTTCGTCACCGGTCCCGACGTGGTGCGCAGCGTCACCGGCGAGGACGTCGACATGGCCTCGCTCGGCGGGCCGGAAACCCACCACAAGAAGTCCGGGGTGTGCCACATCGTCGCCGACGACGAGTTCGACGCCTACGAGCGCGGCCGCCGGCTGGTCGGATTGTTCTGCCAGCAGGGCCATTTCGACCGCAGCAAGGCCGAGGCCGGTGACACCGACATCCACGCGCTGCTGCCCGAATCGGCGCGGCGGGCCTACGACGTGCACCCGATCGTGACCGCGATCCTCGACTCGAATGGTGACGGCACGCCGTCCTTTGACGAGTTCCAGGCCAATTGGGCGCCGTCGATGGTGGTCGGGCTGGGCCGGCTGTCGGGCCGCACGGTCGGCGTGCTGGCCAACAACCCGCTGCGCCTGGGCGGCTGCCTGAACTCCGAAAGCGCCGAGAAGGCGGCCCGTTTCGTGCGCCTGTGCGACGCGTTCGGGATTCCGCTGATTGTGGTCGTCGACGTTCCCGGCTATCTCCCGGGTGTCGACCAGGAGTGGGGCGGCGTGGTGCGCCGCGGCGCCAAGCTGCTGCACGCGTTCGGTGAGTGCACCGTTCCGCGCGTCACGCTGGTCACCCGAAAGACCTACGGCGGGGCCTACATCGCGATGAACTCCCGCTCGCTGAACGCGACCAAGGTGTTCGCGTGGCCGGACGCCGAGGTCGCCGTCATGGGCGCCAAAGCCGCCGTCGGCATCCTGCACAAGAAAAAGCTGGCCGCCGCCGCCGAGCACGAGCGCGAAGCGCTGCACGACGAGCTGGCGGCCGAGCACGAGCGGATCGCCGGTGGGGTGGACAGCGCCATCGAAATCGGTGTGGTCGACGAGAAGATCGACCCGGCGCACACCCGCAGCAAACTCACCGAGGCGCTGGCCCAGGCGCCGGCGCGCCGCGGCCGCCACAAGAACATCCCGCTGTAG